In Deltaproteobacteria bacterium, the DNA window TACGAAAGGATCCTGAAGGGGATGGTCAAGCCGGCCTTTATCTTCGACGGCAGGAATATCCTGGATCACAAGTTGCTTTTCGATATGGGTTTCAACGTGCTCGCCATAGGGAAACCCCCCTTGAGACACTTCTGACCCGGGCGGCCGGTTCACTCATAGATGGATAGAGACGGTATGAAAAGGGTTCGGGAGAAGCAGGATCAATGGGAGCTTCAGAAACTTGAACAGAGGTCTGGCCCACCCCTCTTTCGTATGAAACCAGTTCCGCCACGAAGCTTCCAACGGCCACCCTGGTCTTGACCCTGACCGGAATCCGTTTTTCGTCAGCAGTGATCCACACCTGGAGCCGAGCTTTTCGGCTTTTCTTGAAGATCCCCCCGATCTTCTTGACCTCTGGTTCCACCAGGAACGTATCAAAACTTCCCAAGACTCCCCGAATCTTTTCCCGCCTAATCACCCTCGCAGCACCAATCACGCATCTTTTCCCATCCGATACCGGGGAGCGCAGCGAAGTATTTTCTTTGAGATTGCGGAATCGAAAGGCATAGAAAACCGAGAGGGGATCAAGGGTCCCGGAGAGAAGGGCGACGGCATCTCCCGGCGTTCCGAGACGGGAATACCAGGCAACCCCTTTCTCCCAATCGAACCGGACGATGATTTCTTCGCAACCCTCCCCCATTTTCCTTTTTCGGTACAGAAGGGACCGTTTCATCTGCATGTCGGTATAGCCATCAATGCGCCGGCGGACCTTGTAGATCAGGTCAAAAAACGGGTATGTCCTGGCCGTCAGTACGAAATGGCGGGCCTGGATTCCGCTCACATTTTCCAGGGGCAGAACTTCCAGAACGGCTTCCCCGGCGGGGATGAAGGCCCATTTTACCTGGAAGGTGAGACGTTCGCCGACACTGAAAGGAACGTTTTTTTTGATGGATGCCGCATCAGCCCCGAAGACCGGCGGCAGGAAGAGCAGGAGGGCCGGTAGGATGATGGAAATGGGAAGGAAAGATTTCATGAAGGTGTCTCC includes these proteins:
- a CDS encoding DUF3108 domain-containing protein — encoded protein: MKSFLPISIILPALLLFLPPVFGADAASIKKNVPFSVGERLTFQVKWAFIPAGEAVLEVLPLENVSGIQARHFVLTARTYPFFDLIYKVRRRIDGYTDMQMKRSLLYRKRKMGEGCEEIIVRFDWEKGVAWYSRLGTPGDAVALLSGTLDPLSVFYAFRFRNLKENTSLRSPVSDGKRCVIGAARVIRREKIRGVLGSFDTFLVEPEVKKIGGIFKKSRKARLQVWITADEKRIPVRVKTRVAVGSFVAELVSYERGVGQTSVQVSEAPIDPASPEPFSYRLYPSMSEPAARVRSVSRGVSLWRAR